Within Candidatus Oleimmundimicrobium sp., the genomic segment ACCTGGCGAAACAGCATACAGCAAACAAATGTTCTCACGAGGAAGCTAAAACAGTAATCTCTTATAAAAAATCAATCTTCAACCTTTTTTGCTTTCAATAGTTCTTCAAGAATACAAAGATTTAACACATCTTCTTCATTATATTTTAAAAGCACTTCAAGCGCTTTTCTATCACTACGCGTTTCATATTTAGACCAAAGTTTAACTGCATCATAACCATTCATATCAGGTAAATCTCTGTGAATTCCAAGCTTTTTTTCCACTTTCTTTAAACCACCATACAAATTATGTTCCCAACAATCGTACATTAAATCAAGCGACTTAAAACAGCCCATCAAATCCAATCCCAGATGTTTATAAATAACAGGGAGGTCGAAACGGTCGCCATTGTAAGTAACAATTGCTTCAGCATCATTTAAAAAATCAAGTATTTCTTGGGAAGTAATGTTTGGTAAAACAAGCTGCTTTAAATCTTTGCTGGGTCGATACATACCAACAACAGTTATTCTCCCATCAGAGGATGTTTCAATATCCAGATATGCCTTCAAATTCTGCCCCTAAACTTCACTTAAACTTTTTTAATTTTATATCTTTTTAAATAGTTATTTAATCTTTAAAGCTTTTGTTCCATATAAATCACAATAAATTTATTGCCTTTTTGATTAAATGCTTAAGATAATGTTTTAGTAAATTTCTTTGGGAAATTAACCTTGTCTAAACAAAGTTAGATTAAATTTAACTGTATTAACCTATATCTTTCCCAAGAGCTTTAGCCACGGGCCGAATTTCCTTAATTAGTTGCTCAAGCTCGATAGGAGTTAGTGATTGGGCTCCATCACATAAAGCTTTTTTAGGGTTTGGATGCACCTCAACCATTATTCCATCAGCCCCCGCCGCAACAGCGGCTCTGCTCATTGGGATAACCATATCCGCGTGACCCGTCGAATGACTGGTATCAACTACTATTGGATGAGTACTTAATTTTTTAACCACCGGAACAGCATTTAAATCAAGTGTAAATCGCGTGGCAGTTTCAAAGGTTCTTATCCCACGCTCACACAAAACAACATTTGGATTTCCCGCCGAAGTAATATACTCGGCTGCAAGCAGCCACTCTTCAATTTTGGCTGAAAACCCTCTTTTAAGTAGAACTGTCTTTTTATTTAAGGCCGTTATCTTGCCAAGTTTTTTAAGAAGCGAGTAATTATCCATGTTTCGTGCCCCAACTTGAAGAACATCAACATATTTTGCAACAAGTTCGGCAAGTTCAGAGTCGGTAACCTCAGTTATAGTCGTGAGCCCAAAGCGCTTTCCGGCTTCAGAAAGATACTTTAATCCTTCTTCTCCAAGGCCTTGAAAACTATAAGGAGATGAGCGTGGTTTATAAGCCCCACCTCTTAAATATTTTATACCGGCCTCTTTTACCGCTTTAGCCACTTCAAGTAGCTGTTCCTTGCTTTCAATTGCACAAGGACCAGCTATTACAACAACTTTTTTTGAGTTAAAAGCATCCATTTATTTCTCCAAATCTTTCATACAATGCAGAATTACCTCGTATATTTCATGGATTGCATCATCATAAAGAGGGCCTGAGTTACAGGCCGAAATCTTCTCAAATATCTCTTCCTCCCGACGAGGATCATAAACGGGAAAAGCTCCTTCGGCTTTCAATTTTTTTACCTTTAAAACTATTTTTGTCCTCTCATTTAAAATTTTTACCAGGTTCTCGTCTATTTTATCAATTTCTTCCCGAAGCTTTTCCAGCTCCTTTTCAATTTCCGTCATAAAACCCCCTTGTAGTCGGTAGTCGGTAGTCGTTAAGGAATCTCCAATTTGTTCTTGATTCCTAACTACTTACTACTGACTTTCCACTTATCTATTCCCACTCAATTGTACTCGGTGGTTTTGAGCTAATATCATATGCGACCCGATTTACCCCTGAAACTTCATTTATTATTCGATTGGATAATCTCTCTAAGACATCATAAGGCAATCTTGCCCAATCCGCTGTCATAGCATCTTCAGATGTAACCGCCCTAATAATTATTGGATAAGAATAAGTTCTTTCATCTCCCATAACACCAACACTTTTAACACATGCCAAAACCGCAAACGACTGCCAGAGACTCCGATAAAGATTTGCTCTTTTTGTCTCTTCCGTTACTATGGCATCGGCTTGTCTTAAAATTTCCAGCCGTTCAGATGTAACCTCCCCAATTATTCTTATGGCCAGTCCCGGGCCGGGGAATGGTTGTCGCCAAACAATCTCTTCAGATAAACCAAGCTCCTCGCCCATCGCCCTAACTTCATCTTTAAAAAGCAATCTAAGAGGCTCAATAAGTTTAAAGTCCATTTTCAACGGCAACCCACCCACATTGTGATGGGTTTTTATCTTAGCAGCATCCCTGG encodes:
- a CDS encoding ribonuclease H-like domain-containing protein; translated protein: MKAYLDIETSSDGRITVVGMYRPSKDLKQLVLPNITSQEILDFLNDAEAIVTYNGDRFDLPVIYKHLGLDLMGCFKSLDLMYDCWEHNLYGGLKKVEKKLGIHRDLPDMNGYDAVKLWSKYETRSDRKALEVLLKYNEEDVLNLCILEELLKAKKVED
- the aroF gene encoding 3-deoxy-7-phosphoheptulonate synthase, with the translated sequence MDAFNSKKVVVIAGPCAIESKEQLLEVAKAVKEAGIKYLRGGAYKPRSSPYSFQGLGEEGLKYLSEAGKRFGLTTITEVTDSELAELVAKYVDVLQVGARNMDNYSLLKKLGKITALNKKTVLLKRGFSAKIEEWLLAAEYITSAGNPNVVLCERGIRTFETATRFTLDLNAVPVVKKLSTHPIVVDTSHSTGHADMVIPMSRAAVAAGADGIMVEVHPNPKKALCDGAQSLTPIELEQLIKEIRPVAKALGKDIG
- a CDS encoding chorismate mutase — encoded protein: MTEIEKELEKLREEIDKIDENLVKILNERTKIVLKVKKLKAEGAFPVYDPRREEEIFEKISACNSGPLYDDAIHEIYEVILHCMKDLEK